CGCCTCTCAAATTACCAATAGAATGGACAAATCCATAGCCATTATCTGAAGAATTACTTAGCCTCATAGCAGTAGGAAAATCTTGTTTAGACTCTGATGATAAATCCAATTTTAAATCAATAAAAGCTGAATCATCCAAATCACTTTCTTTAACTGGAAATATACTCCTATTTGGAACAACACTATCTAATGTACCCTTAAATCCACTTTTTCTTGGCTCATCAGAATCCATTAATATACCACCAGTAACATCAGATATTTTAGCACTTGAAAATCTGTAATCACTGCCTTCATCTGTATCATTTAATCCACCACCTCTTAAACTACACACTGATCTTGATCTTGAAACTGCTAAAGCATCAGACACCCAAATTTCACTGCTTTCATCCAACTCATTATTACCATTCTCACaaccctttttctttttcttcctaaAAAGCCTCTTAATTTTCCAGAATCCATTGCTGTTTTTCTTGATCTCTACACAGCTGCTGCTGCTTCTCCTTAGGAAAATTACTTGTTCTGTTTTCTCCCTTTTGGTTGTCTGTTTCTTTGGTTGTGATTGTTGTGGAGTTTGATCAGTTTtttcattttccaataaaaatgAAATCCTACCAACACTGCCAACTTCAGCAGTGCATGATTTTCGATTATTATTATTAGAAGAAGAGGAATGATCTGAGCAAGAACAAGAAGAGAGTCGCTGCTCACCACATTCTGAGCAAACTAAGTTAACTAGTTTTTCTTTAAGGCAAAAAGCACATATTCCAATAGAAGATGAAGAAGGGTGTTTCTTACATGGCATATCTGATGAAACAGAATAGTTGAAATCTGAGAAGTTATCATCAGTTTCAACAGCAGCTTTGCCTCTCTCTTTCATGGCTCTCAATTCGTGATTCTGCTATGTAAATATTGGCTTTCTTTaaaaagagaggaaaagaaaGTGACAGATAATATGTTTGAGGTATAGGAAATTGAAATGAACTATCAAGTGtaggttttatttttatttttgaggtTGTAATATGACTTTTTAGAGCAATGAAAGAGGAATTAAAGGATGAAGACTTCCACTTTACGTTATCTTTTCAAGAAACAGTAGTTATTGCAAAAGGGGAAGAGTGATGGAAAATGAAAGACTTTGTCGCAAGGCATCATTGTGTAGGGAAAGAAAGTGAATTAAGACATTAATAAATTGAGTGAAGGAATGAACCAGCCTGTCTAGTaagttctttttattattatcacGTAAACTACTACGGAGTACTATGttcttttcttaaaatatttattAGGAAATACTTTGTCATATAGTAGTTAATTCCATTCAATGTTTAGCTGCATGCTCTGTTTTTCCACTTAAAATCTAGTTTTCTTGTTGCAGCAAAGTACTCtgttattttatataattatgtttgattaatcatgaaatttaagaaatagataaatattttttaagtttGTAGTGTTAAATATATTACtataatatttgtgtgattataaaacttttgaaatttgtcTGTCTTATATATATCGAAAAATTTGTGATGATAAACGCTTGtcgttaaaaataaaataaaattttaaataaattaaattattttctttttagaaaTAAGTCATTGTTTTTATAACCGACTAAAAAATTATAGCCACATACACTGGAAATTAGTCATTAGTTGACTATTAAGTAGAGTCAACGGTGTTAAGGTAAATGCTTGAACCCCATCCTATATTTCCCTTTACATAGCCTTAATTTTCAAAGAAAAGTGGTGTCGCAACTCAAAAAGGATTTCTGACAATGTAATGGAGTAATTGTGCATCATGTCAATAGCCTTTTTTTTGTTTCATCACATCTTCTGTAAAAGGAATAGTGTAAAAGTTAAGATTTGGGATGAGGTAGGGGAGGGATTGCATCAATCAATCTATCATAGAGGTCATGCATGCCGATTCCCCTATTACCAAACTT
This region of Nicotiana tomentosiformis chromosome 4, ASM39032v3, whole genome shotgun sequence genomic DNA includes:
- the LOC104092737 gene encoding uncharacterized protein yields the protein MKERGKAAVETDDNFSDFNYSVSSDMPCKKHPSSSSIGICAFCLKEKLVNLVCSECGEQRLSSCSCSDHSSSSNNNNRKSCTAEVGSVGRISFLLENEKTDQTPQQSQPKKQTTKREKTEQVIFLRRSSSSCVEIKKNSNGFWKIKRLFRKKKKKGCENGNNELDESSEIWVSDALAVSRSRSVCSLRGGGLNDTDEGSDYRFSSAKISDVTGGILMDSDEPRKSGFKGTLDSVVPNRSIFPVKESDLDDSAFIDLKLDLSSESKQDFPTAMRLSNSSDNGYGFVHSIGNLRGGNGVFTHSGSCRMSVNEFDRGIKRSGKGNKVWKWIFKQSSGRKSTSNRDDENDILKS